AAAATGTCGTTTTGTAATCTCTCTTCTATTCGCTTCATTATTGAATACCCTCTTTCACTTCTTGCTTTTCTCTCACATATTTAACGAGATGCTCTGTAATTTCATATTTCAAAAATGGTGTGATGAGATATATACCATTAAAATATTTCATCGCAGTATCAATTAATTCTTGTGAAATACGAATCCCTTCTTCAATGGCTGCTTCTTTTGTTTCATGTCCGCCCAATCTTTGTCTTACTTCTTCAGGGAGTGTAATCCCTGGTACTTCAAAATGAAGAAAATCAGCATTACGTTTACTTACTAACGGCATAATTCCAATAAAAATCGGTTGTTCCAAATGTTTCGTAGCCTCATATACTTCTTCAATTAACGCTACATCGTAAATTGGCTGGGTTAAAAAATATTCTGCTCCAGCGGCGATTTTTCGTTCCATTCGTTTTACAGCTGCTTTTAAATGCCTTACGTGGGGGTTAAAAGCTCCTCCAACAGAAAATCTCGTTGCAGGTCCAATCGATTTCCCTAAAATTGAGCGGCCATCGTTCATTTCTTTAATCATTTTAATTAATTCAATAGATGATAAATCATATACAGATGTTGCACCTGGGAAGTCGCCAACACGGGCTGGATCACCAGTTAAAGCTAATACCTCTTCCATACCGAGCGCTGATAAACCAAGTAAATGAGACTGCAATCCAATGACGTTATGATCTCTACATGTTAAATGTGTCAATACTGGAATATCATGCTTCGTTAATAACGCTCCCATCGCCATATTAGAAATACGAGGTGATGCCAACGAATTATCCGCTAGAGTAATAGCATCAGCACCTGCTCTTTTCAATGCTCTAGCCCCTTCAAAGAATCGCTGTGTATCTAAAGTTTTTGGCGGATCTAATTCCACTACAACCGTCGTTTGCTTCTTCGCTTTCTCTGCGAGCGTAACGTGAGCTCTTGAGCGCTTCTCGTGTGTATGAATTACTTTCGGTCTTTGGATGATTTTTTTTTCTGTAACAGGTGTTACATTTGTAATGGCACGTTTCATTCCTTCAATATGTGCTGGTGTCGTTCCACAACAACCGCCTAATAGACGAATGCCTTGCTCAATAAATTTTGGCGTCATCGCTTCAAAATAGGCTGGACTTCCTTCGTATACGTAACGACCTTCTACATAATTTGGGAGACCTGCGTTTGGATATGCTGATAAATAACCGTTTTTAGGAATCGATATCATTTTGAAAGCTTCCGTCATGTGTAAAGGCCCAAGTTGGCAGTTTAACCCAATTACGTTCGCACCATAATCTAAAAGTCTCGTTACCATTTCGTTCACATCATTACCATTTTGAGTCGTTCCTGCCTCATGTAACGCTAACTGTGCCACAATTGGAATATCCGTTTGCTTGCGTAACACTTTTACTGCATGAAGCAGTTCAAATTCGTCATAAAACGTTTCTAATAACAAACCGTCAACCTGTTCTTCTAATAAGGCACTCGCCTGCTCAAGCAGCATAAACTCTCGCTCCATATTAGTTGTTGTAACAGCTCCAATATGCTTCATACCACCAATTGTTCCTAAAATTGCATTTCTCTCATTTACAGATGCTTTCGCAAGTTTGACCGCCTCTTTATTAATTTGAATAACTTGGTTTTCCAAACCGTACATACGTAACTTTGCTTCATTTGCACCATACGTATTCGTTTGAATCACATCAGCACCAGCAGCTACATATTGTTTATGAATAGATATAATTAAATCTGGATCAGACAAATTCAATTCTTCAAAACTACTTTGTAACCCATGTGAATGTAATAATGTTCCAACTGCACCATCACCTATTACAATACCTTTTGATAATAAATCTAGTAATTTCACGTATCTCCCTCATTTCTATCAATATAAAAACCCCCTCATCACTTTGAAGAGGGGGACATAATCGTTCCTCCTCTTATCATGCAAAACCATTCGTTTTGCAGGTATTAGCACCGTTTCAAACATTTCGTTTGAAGGTTGCCGGGTTTCACAGGGCCTTTCCCTCCACCGCTCTCAATAAGAGTTTATCTTTTCTATTTATTTATGTAGCTAAAAGGAAATACGTTCCCCTTTTAACAATGTTTGTTAATTTTCTAATAAATTTAGCATGCACTAAAATAAAAGTCAATGACACTTGCGGAAAAATAAAAATATTTAAAATAAAGTTGCAATTCAATTATCTTTTGTTGTAAAGTTAAAAACATAATAAAAATTTCATACAAACTATTCTTATCTAGAGAGGTAGAGGGACTGGCCCTATGACACCTCAGCAACCATTAACGTTCATTCGTTAATAAGGTGCTAATTCCAGCAAATTGTGAAAAATTTGACAGATGAGAAGAAGACTCTATTCAAACCAAAAGCCTTCTTCTTAGAAGGCTTTTTTATTTTTATTCTGAATTCACTTAGTCGTTCACTTTACAAAGGAGGAATTTTACATGTCAACAATTGAAACAAAACTAGCACAAATCGGCAACCGTAGCGAAACTACAACAGGAACTGTTAACCCACCTGTTTATTTCTCAACAGCTTATCGTCATGAAGGAATTGGAAAATCAACAGGTTTTGACTATTCAAGAACTGGAAATCCTACTCGAGGCCTTTTAGAACAAGCCATCGCTGACTTAGAAGAAGGTGAACAAGGTTATGCCTGTAGTTCAGGAATGGCAGCAGTTCTCCTCGTTCTATCACTCTTCCGCTCCGGAGATGAACTTATCGTATCCGAAGACTTATATGGGGGCACTTATCGCTTATTTTCTGAACATGAAAAAAAGTGGGATGTTCGATGTAGATACGTAGATACACAATCTATTAAACAAATTGAGCAGGCGATCACTTCTCAAACGAAAGCTATTTTCATAGAAACACCAACTAATCCATTAATGCAGGTAACCGATATTGCAGCTGTCGCAAGTGTAGCAAAACGTCATGAGCTACTTCTTATTGTAGATAACACATTCTACACACCTTATATACAACAGCCATTAACAGAAGGTGCAGATATCGTTCTTCATAGCGCAACTAAATATTTAGGTGGTCATAACGATGTACTCAGCGGACTTGTCGTTGCGAAAGGTCAATCACTTTGTGAAGAACTTGCCCATTATCATAATGCCTCTGGTGCTGTTTTAAGTCCGTTTGATGCATGGCTATTGATTCGCGGCATGAAAACTTTAGCACTTCGCATGAAACAACATGAAGAAAATGCGAATGCAATTGTTTCTTATTTAACCAATGAAGATGGCGTTACCGATGTATTTTATCCGGGGAGAGGCGGCATGATTTCGTTTCGTCTTCGTGATGAAAAATGGATTAATCCATTCTTACAATCTTTATCCTTAATTACATTTGCTGAAAGTCTGGGCGGAGTTGAGAGTCTAATGACATATCCTGCAACACAAACACATGCCGATATTCCAGAAGAAGTACGAATAGCACGTGGTGTATGTAATCGCCTCCTTCGCTTCTCAGTTGGTATCGAAAATAGTGACGACCTAATTCAAGACTTAAAGCAAGCCATTAAACTTGTAAAAGAAGGTGTAAGAATATGAGTTATTCCGTAGACACACTCTTACTTCATAATCAATATAAACATGATTCACAAACCGGGGCTGTTAACGTTCCCATTTATAACACATCAACATTCCATCAATTTGATGTAGATACTTTCGGAAAGTACGACTATAGTCGATCTGGGAATCCAACACGTGAAGCACTCGAAGATATAATTGCTCTATTAGAGGGTGGAACGAAAGGGTTTGCCTTTGCTTCAGGCATCGCAGCGATCTCTACTGCTTTCCTTCTCCTCTCACAAGGGGATCATGTTCTTATCTCGGAAGATGTATATGGCGGAACGTACCGAATTGTTACAGAGGTACTCTCTCGTTACGGCGTTTCACATACATTTGTTGACATGACCAATATAGAAGAAGTAGAAAGAAATATTAAACCAAATACAAAACTCTTCTACATCGAAACACCATCTAACCCATTATTAAAAGTAACAAATGTTCGTGCTGTATGTGAATTAGCAAAATCTGTTGATGCTCTTACGTTTGTTGATAACACGTTTTTGACCCCACTATTCCAAAAACCACTTGAACTTGGGGCCGATGTCGTACTTCATAGTGCAACAAAATTTATCGCCGGTCATAGCGATGTTACCGCTGGATTAGCAGTCGTAAAAGATGAGGGGCTCGCTCAAAAACTTGGTTTCTTACAAAATGCTTTTGGCGCTATATTAGGGCCACAAGACTGTTCTCTCGTACTCCGTGGTCTCAAAACATTACATGTACGACTTGAACATTCAGCAGCCAACACCAATAAAATTGCCCATTATTTAAAAGAGCACTCAAAAATTAAAAACGTCTATTATCCTGGATTAAAATCACATCTCGGCCATGATATTCAATTGTCTCAGGCGACATCTGCCGGGGCCGTTTTATCTTTCACTTTGCAATCAGAAGAGGCACTACGCCAATTTTTATCAAAAGTAAAACTCCCTGTATTTGCTGTTAGCTTAGGGGCCGTCGAGTCTATCCTTTCTTATCCAGCGAAAATGTCGCACGCTGCCTTATCACAAGAAGCACGAGATGAACGAGGTATTACGAATTCATTGCTTCGCTTATCCGTTGGTCTTGAAAATGTAAATGATTTAATATCAGACTTTGAAAACGCCCTTTCTTACGTAGAAGAGCCCGTGAATGCATAAGAAATTCTAGTACTTTCACGTTTCATTTCAATTACACAAAAAAGAACCTGAATCCCAGGCTCTTTTTTGTGTAACCTTCCCGCTTTTCAACTTGAATTATATTCTATATGTAAATCGATAATTCCTTTTTCGCATTATTTAAAAAATTTTGTATATTGATTTGAAAGAACAAAAAAATCATGATAAAATTGTGTTACAAGTATATCCATATCTTTCAATTTTTAAAACGGATTAAAAATTTCACTAAAAAACATCTTTTTACAAAACCGTACAAATTTATCTACTTTATTTACATCAGAATCTCTTTTCTTACAATTTCTTTACTTTAGGACATTTTTTCTGCAACAACTGTTTTCTTTTCTTTATTTTTTTGGTATGTATAGTATGGTATCATAGCTCACACGGAGGTGGAAAAGAACATGTTAGAAACCTTTCAAAAAGAATTAGAACTATATGAGAATAACGCAGAATTATTGAAAGTGTTAGCTCATCCTGTTCGCTTATGTATTGTAAAGGGATTAATTGAACGTGGTCCAAGTAACGTTTCAACAATGTACACAGGCCTAAACATGCCACAATCCACAATTTCACAGCATTTAGCAAAATTAAAAAGTGCTAAAATCGTTTCTAGTGAAAGAAAAGGATTGGAAATCTACTACAAAGTCGAAAATGAAACGATTATTCAACTCGTTCGCGTATTACTAGGTTAGGGACCATTAGACAGAGAAAAAGGACGTATTCTATATTTTCCATCTCATATCTTTAATATAAATATATATCATGAGAGAAAATATATAATGCTACATACTAAAAGTCGTATTTAAAAACAAGACACAGGATGTTCCTGTGTCTTGTTTTTTATATGTATAAATAGCGATTTAAACGAAAATGTTGCATACTTTTCTTTTGTATAACAATATCGAAAGCATTTCCCAATCCCTCATGCAAAATCATAGAGCGGACTGCACGATTTACTTTCTGTTTCTCCGAAAAAGGATCAGAATCTTGATGGCTAGCAAGCTGCTCTACTATTCCTGCTGCTAGTAAAAACTCGCCTTGCTTTGTATGCCATATCGTATCAATACCTTGCATTGCAAAAGCTTCTTTCATCTCGTCCCAATGAATATGTGTCGTAATATCCATCTCTCCTGGATATGCGAGAGGATTTCGAATAAGTGTATGATTGTAATATCCCCTTAAACTCCCTTCACAATGTGCAGGATGCATCCATTCCTCCCTTGTATATCCATAATCAACCGTGATGAATAACCCTTTCTTGAGCCACTTGGCCATCTCTTGTACATATTTTTCCATGGTGATTGATACTTCAAAACGCTGTCCTTCAGAAAGCTGCAGACGGTACTTTCGTAAATATCGTTCGATTCTCTCTTCTATCGGTCTTACTATTTCGGTAAGTTTTCCTTCTGTTGTATATGTAATCCGTACTTCATACAAAATACCATTCCGTTTCTCTATTACTTCAACAGGAAACGCATCAAATAATTCATTTGAAAAAATAATCCCTTGAAAGGAATCTTCCATATCTTCATAAGACGTATACTGAGAAACATTAAAAAATGAATGAAGTCGCTCATTTTGCAATTTCCTATGAAAAGGACTTAATTCAATTATAGAATAGTGTAGTGTTGCAAAGGTTTCTGGAGATAACTGTTTCCATTCTTGTAAAAGATCATACGCGAATCTTCCTGTCCCCCCACCAATTTCACAAATATTCGGAGGAACCTCTCCATTTTCAACTAGTCGAATAAAGAACTTAGCAAATGTCTTTGCAAATACTGAAGAGACATTACTACTCGTGAAAAAATCACCTTTCCTTCCAATTTTTTCACGTTCTTTCATATAATATCCATACTTCTCATCATACAATGCGAGACTCATATACGTACTATATGAAATCGAATAATCCTTTTCTTTCCCCATCCATTCTCTTAATATAAGCTCCATCCCCATAATAACTCCTTATTGTAAAAATGGGTTATTTTCTTTTTCAAATCCAATGCTTGTTTCAGGGCCATGCCCACATAGTACAGCTGTTTCATCTGGTAATACAAATAATTTTTCTTCAATGCTTCCAATTAACTCAGCAAAGCTTCCACCAGGTAAATCTGTTCTTCCAATACTCATTTGAAATAATACATCACCAGAAAACACAGCATTTGCCTCTTTACAATAGTAAGAAATGCTTCCCGGGGAATGTCCTGGTGTCTCGAACATTTCAAATGTAAACGAACCAATTGTTAAAGTTCCCTCTTCATCGATAATATGATCCGCCTGTTTTGCTGTAATACTTCGATTCATCATAAAAATTTGAGAACCATTTACGGTCGCATCTCCTAACCAATCAGCTTCCTCTTTATGCACATATACAGGAATACGAAACGCATCTCTGACAGCATCAACAGCACCAATATGGTCAAAGTGAGCATGTGTTAATAAAACAGCTATTGGTTTTAACTGTGCCTCTTGTAAATATGTAACTAATTTCTCACCTTCACTACCTGGGTCAAAAATAATACACTCCTTTTGATCATTCGTTAAAATATAAGCGTTTGTTTGTAATGGTCCTAACGGCATTTGTATCCATTTCATTTGAAAATCTCCTCCAGTTATTAAACTTACTTTCATGATACAACATTTCTTTGTTCTAGGAAAAGAAAGGATGCTATCTCGACAATCATTTCTAAAACATGTACAATATAAAAGAATAAATATTCTAAAAACTCAATCGAAAGAATGAGAAGGCAGAGGGGGATATTGTATGGGTCTTGTTATCATTTTTACGTTAGTCACTCTGTTAGCTGTATTCGCTACCCTTAGAACACTCCGTGAAAAAAACTTACTCGCGAGTGGCTTCGCTATTGCAACCGTACTCGTTTTCGGATGGTTTACGGTCATGACTGTTCTATATAACGGGTACCCTCCAGCAGCTTAATTCATTTACATTTTTATTCTTCATCAAGATTTCGCATAAAAAGAGGAAGGGGCTCCCCTTCCTCTTTTCATCATTCACCACTTATATCATCTTTGCTTCGTACTTGTGCTTTTTTACAAGCCAAGCTCCACCAATTACACCCGCATCATTACCAAGCGTTGCAATCGCTAGCTTTGTACTCTTCACAGCACGTGAGAATGCATATTTCTCAAAGTAACCTTGAATTGGTTGTAGTAATGCATCACCTGCTTTAGATACACCGCCACCAATTACAATTTTCTCTGGGTTTAACGTACTAGAAAGATTCGCTACAGCTAGCCCTAAATAAGAAGCTACCTTCTCTACAACTTCACCAGCTAATGCATCACCTTGTCCAAGTGCTTCAAACACATCTTTTGATGTAATTTGCCCTTCTTCCGCTAGCATAGAACGTAATACACTTTCCTTATCTGTTTCTTGTAGTTTTTGCATAGCTACACGTACAATACCAGTCGCAGAAACTACTGTTTCTAGACAGCCAGATTTCCCACAATTACAAGGAAAAGCATTCTCTGTAACGACTGTAATATGTCCAATTTCACCAGCAGCACCGCTTACACCATGTACAATCTCACCGTTTGCGATAACACCACCGCCAACACCAGTTCCAAGTGTCATACAAATTAAATCTTTCGCTCCTTCACCAGCACCTTTCCACATTTCACCAAGTGCTGCTAGGTTTGCATCATTATCAATTACAACAGGTAATCCTGTTTCCAATTCTAATAAGTCTTTTAGTGGATAGTTTTTCCACCCTAAGTTAACCGCCTCATAAATCATTCCAGAAGCTACATGCACAGGACCAGGCGCTCCCATACCAATACCAATTAACTTACTTTTTAATTCGTCTAGTTCTTCTAACTTTTTATCAATTGCTTTTGCTACATCTAGTGTAATATGTTTTCCTTGTTCACTTGTATTCGTTGGGATCTCCCACTTATGTAAAATTTCACCGTATACATTAATGAATGCTAATTTAATCGTTGTCCCACCAAGGTCAACACCAACTAACCACTTTTCTTCCATTTTGCTAACCTACCTTTATCTATTTCTTACTCATCTCTTTTTGAATCTCTTGCTTCAGTAAAAATAAAGCTACTTGATAGTCTTGTGGATCGATCAGCTGTGATTGATTTAATTCACGTAGCTCATCTTGCATTAATTGTAAATCAGCGATTCGATCACCTGTATAAATGATCGTGCCAAATTTTTTTAGCAATTGCTGAATATCATAAACCGATATCATTTTATCACCCTCTATGCTCACTTATTATAAAAATATAATAAGAAAACGTTCACATATTTTATTATAATCAACAAGAAAAAGTCTCGTCAATTTTTATTTGTCTATACAAGTCCCTTTTGAACAAATGTTTCTTTTTCTGTAATAATTTTTTGTACCTTTTGATCGAATGGTTCAATCGGAATATCATTCACGATTTGAAAATCAAAAGCTAATGATAGCGTTTTCCCTTTATACTGCACAAGATAGCGATCATAATAACCACCGCCATACCCTATACGTTCCCCTCGTCTTGTATAAGCCACCCCAGGTACGAAAAGAAGGTCAATTTCGATTGCCATTACTTCCTTTGTTAACGTAGGGATTGGTTCACGTAAGCTCATATATACAGTTTCTAATTGAGCAAAATTGTTTATTTGGCGGAATGTCATTGTTCTTGTCTTTCGATTGCACTTTGGCACAACAACTTTCTTGCCTTCTTGCCACGCTTTTTCAATAATGACATATGTATTTACTTCATGTTCCATTGAAAGAGTAATGCCAATTGTTTCTGCTTCCATCCACTCTTTTTGTTCATACAGCGAAACTGCGATTTGTTCCGATAAAGTTGTATACTGTTCTTCTGATAAAGAATTCATGCGTTCTATTATTTGTTTACGTAAACGTACTTTTTCCTCTTTCACACTCTTCTCCCCCTTTTACAGTGACACTTTACTCTACTAAGATAGTTTATCACTTTTAAATAAGGGCTGCATTACGAAGAACTCGTACAAAAAAAAGAAACAGTAGGAAAATATTCCTACTGCTTACTTTGTTTCACGGTGTAACGTAGACTTCTTGTCACGCTTGCAATACTTTTTAAGCTCAAGACGCTCAGCGTTGTTACGTTTATTTTTCTTTGAGATATAGTTACGATCTCCGCATTCTGTACATGCTAGAGTAATATTCACACGCATTCTTATTTCCCTCCAGTCACTAATAACTTAAATCAGACTATACTATAATACCACTTTTAAAATAAAAATTCTACACCTTTTGATATTGTCTAATTTTTTCTATAAGATTTTTCATGTTTTCCCTTGCTATTACTGGGTTTCTCGCATGTGAATACACTAAAAATTTTGGGTGTTTTGCATCAGAAACGATATAAGACCACTCATTTTCCGTATATTTAAACTGAACTCCTTCTGATACTTTTTCCTCTTTTCTTTCTATATCTCGCAATAACATTCCCATTACTTTCCCTTTTTCTTTCCACGAACATATAACTTCATCACATAATAAGTAAAGAGGGCGAGTTTTCTCTAACATAATTGGTAATGTTTTCCCTTGTTTAGCGATTAACTCAAATAACTTTCCAATTCGATATAAAATATCTCTTTTCCATCTCACTTGAAAAGAATTTTTTTCATCATGCGTATAAAAAAGAAGGTAACATTCTCCTAATTTAAGAGACATTGGATACATATTTTCTGTCGTTTCAAGTAATAAATCTGGTATATCTATTTCTTCAAAATTCGTACCTTGGTAAATACTACCGTAGTTATCATATAATTCAAATCTATCCCCTTGTTCGTAAAACATAAGAGCCATATTTGCTTTACTGGATTTCATTAAAGATTTCACATGATCTTTTTGCTCACTTGCATAAATCCATGTAATTGTGCACCCAAGCTTTTGTAAAAAGGACATAAGTAAAGACTGTAACATATCATTCCTCTTATTAATAAGAAGATGAAACGCTTGTTTTTTTATATTTTCAACATCTATCTGTTTTAAAACCGATTCGACATACTGCTCTAAAGAAACATGAACTCTTTTGTTTCGACCAATCTCTTTATTACTTGCATACGGAAACAACTCAGACATATACAATTGTTCAAGTTCTTTTTGCTGTTTATACGTTAACCGTATTCCTTCCTCACCATACAATTGTATAACAATCCCTTTTCCGCTTTCTAACCGGACAAACGCGCCTCCTGCACACGCCAAATCATGAATCGCATATTGGAAAGGGGATCCATTCATTTCCTCGCACTCCATCGTATTTATCCCAACACCGTGAATGGCATGCAAAAATAAATCTTTAAACGAAGTCGCTTCCAAATCTCCCTGACTGCCAATCAGTACATTCTCCCCTTTTTTAAAAAGAGATCCAAAAGCCATTGCAACTTTCACAATAAATTGAGGTGTAATTTCAATATTCCCTCTCCCCATTATTTGGCTTTTCTGGAGCCAACCCGTAGCATTTTCACACTCCCTAACACCTGCTGAACCTACTATAGAATGATTATCAATTACTTTATAAGGCCATAGTTTTCCATTTTGTTTAATGACAGTATTTTTTCCAATATGACAATGATCTGCTACAATGCTTTTTTGAAACAGTGTAACGTCATCTTCAATCATTGTACGTTCTCCAACAGTCGTTTCTAATAACTCACAATACTTTCCGACGTGCGTATTTGCAAAAACAATACTTTTTTGAAGGTGTGTATAACTTGATATAGTACTATTCTTACCAATGATAGAGTACGGTTCAATAACAGCCCCTGTACCAACAGTTACCCCTTCTCCAATAAAAGAAGGCCCGTGAATTTTCGTCCCTTTTTCAATTGTTACTCCTTCTCCCATCCAAACCATCGGCAATACTTCTGTATGCGAAATAGGTACTTTCACTTTCTTCATCAGCAAATCAAATTGAGCTTGTCGATATTGATCAAACGTACCAATATCTAGCCAATAGCCCTCTGCCTTATATGCAAATAAAGCTTTTTTATTTTCTAGTAAAGGAA
The DNA window shown above is from Bacillus clarus and carries:
- a CDS encoding sugar phosphate nucleotidyltransferase — protein: MKGVILAGGKGRRLRPLTCNIPKPMLPLLEKPVLEYNIELLRQHGIREIAITVQYMSNAIRQYFGNGSKWGVNLHYFEDSPPLGTAGSIKQAEAFLDEPFVVISGDALTDFDLSKGIEFHRLKKRMATMFVKEVENPLPFGLVVMSEEQEVIRYIEKPSWNEVISNVVNTGIYIMDPKIFSYIPSGSFFDFSHDVFPLLENKKALFAYKAEGYWLDIGTFDQYRQAQFDLLMKKVKVPISHTEVLPMVWMGEGVTIEKGTKIHGPSFIGEGVTVGTGAVIEPYSIIGKNSTISSYTHLQKSIVFANTHVGKYCELLETTVGERTMIEDDVTLFQKSIVADHCHIGKNTVIKQNGKLWPYKVIDNHSIVGSAGVRECENATGWLQKSQIMGRGNIEITPQFIVKVAMAFGSLFKKGENVLIGSQGDLEATSFKDLFLHAIHGVGINTMECEEMNGSPFQYAIHDLACAGGAFVRLESGKGIVIQLYGEEGIRLTYKQQKELEQLYMSELFPYASNKEIGRNKRVHVSLEQYVESVLKQIDVENIKKQAFHLLINKRNDMLQSLLMSFLQKLGCTITWIYASEQKDHVKSLMKSSKANMALMFYEQGDRFELYDNYGSIYQGTNFEEIDIPDLLLETTENMYPMSLKLGECYLLFYTHDEKNSFQVRWKRDILYRIGKLFELIAKQGKTLPIMLEKTRPLYLLCDEVICSWKEKGKVMGMLLRDIERKEEKVSEGVQFKYTENEWSYIVSDAKHPKFLVYSHARNPVIARENMKNLIEKIRQYQKV